The following coding sequences are from one Pseudomonadota bacterium window:
- a CDS encoding ABC transporter permease — protein MVGYLIVFLVVPLMLVFHESLRGGGAGGGLGLGNYLDCLSDRYLAVLVRSAAYAGSATLACLLLGYPLAYCIAMYGERRKNTLLLLVMLPFWTSYLVRIYAWRTLLAGKGFLNMLLLDMGVIHTPLAILNTPLAVVLGLTYGFLPFMTLPLYTSIEKLDRTLLNAALDLGATPLSAFVRVALPLTLPGIVAGVVLTFIPALGDFVTADLIGSPETQMIGNVIESKFFVENDWPHGSALAFLLMGLLMIGLFTQARRAHDEGGIA, from the coding sequence ATGGTGGGATACCTCATCGTCTTCCTGGTCGTCCCGCTGATGCTGGTCTTTCACGAGAGCCTTCGCGGGGGAGGAGCCGGCGGTGGGCTGGGCCTGGGAAACTACCTCGACTGCCTCAGCGATCGCTACCTCGCCGTGCTCGTGCGCTCTGCGGCGTATGCGGGCAGCGCCACGCTGGCCTGCCTGCTGCTTGGCTATCCGCTCGCCTACTGCATCGCCATGTACGGGGAGCGGCGCAAGAACACGCTGCTCCTGCTGGTCATGCTGCCCTTCTGGACCTCCTACCTGGTACGCATCTACGCGTGGCGAACGCTTCTGGCCGGCAAGGGGTTCCTCAACATGCTGCTGCTCGACATGGGCGTCATCCACACACCGCTGGCCATCCTGAACACACCGCTGGCGGTGGTGCTGGGACTCACCTATGGCTTCCTGCCCTTCATGACCCTGCCCCTCTACACCTCGATCGAGAAGCTCGACCGCACCCTGCTCAACGCGGCCCTCGATCTGGGAGCCACGCCTTTGTCAGCGTTCGTGCGCGTCGCCCTGCCGCTCACGCTGCCCGGCATCGTCGCCGGCGTCGTGCTCACCTTCATTCCCGCCCTGGGCGACTTCGTCACCGCAGACCTCATCGGCAGCCCCGAGACACAGATGATCGGCAATGTCATCGAGTCGAAGTTCTTCGTGGAGAACGACTGGCCGCACGGTTCAGCCCTGGCCTTCCTGCTGATGGGCCTGCTCATGATCGGACTCTTCACCCAGGCGCGTCGCGCCCATGACGAGGGAGGGATCGCATGA
- a CDS encoding spermidine/putrescine ABC transporter substrate-binding protein encodes MSTLRILAPRHGPRGSTRMGRRAFLSLAGGALTMAALGTSGCRSQALEANQLNLYNYPNYIAPDTIPEFEKRFGVRVVYDNYSAQDTLEAKLRIGRFGYDLVVASDYKVRRFCKANIVQPLDSARIPNISNLFDWLRDASYDPGNRYSIPWQWGTTGIGYNKKYITDSVTGWSALWDPRFKGRIDMLNERRDCIAVALLRLGFSVNTLNPRELDQARDLLIDQRPLLKHYTSDTYIDEMAADDAWICEGWSGDVFQAIADNASVAYVIPQEGSMRWVDSMCIPVGAPHKALAEQFMNYVLEPDVSARLSNAVEFASPNKAALPLIKPEMRENPLIYPPPEVMRRLSFLEDLGTEGDAMYNRVWEQVKLARKGDTA; translated from the coding sequence TTGAGCACCCTGCGCATACTCGCACCGCGCCACGGCCCTCGCGGCTCGACGCGCATGGGAAGACGCGCCTTCCTCTCGCTGGCGGGAGGCGCGCTCACCATGGCCGCGCTGGGCACATCGGGCTGCCGATCGCAGGCCCTCGAGGCGAACCAGCTCAACCTGTACAACTATCCGAACTACATCGCACCCGACACCATCCCGGAGTTCGAGAAGCGCTTCGGTGTGCGCGTGGTGTACGACAACTACTCGGCCCAGGACACGCTCGAGGCCAAGCTTCGCATCGGCCGCTTCGGGTACGACCTCGTGGTGGCCAGCGACTACAAGGTTCGCCGGTTCTGCAAGGCCAACATCGTGCAGCCCCTCGACAGCGCGCGCATCCCCAACATCTCGAACCTGTTCGACTGGTTGCGGGACGCGTCATACGACCCGGGCAACCGATATTCTATTCCCTGGCAGTGGGGCACGACGGGCATCGGATACAACAAGAAGTACATCACCGATTCGGTGACAGGATGGTCTGCTCTGTGGGACCCGCGCTTCAAGGGACGCATCGACATGCTAAACGAGCGACGCGACTGCATCGCTGTCGCGCTGCTGCGCCTCGGCTTCTCGGTGAACACCCTGAACCCCCGCGAGCTCGACCAGGCTCGCGACCTGCTCATCGACCAGCGCCCGCTGCTGAAGCACTACACCAGCGACACCTACATCGATGAGATGGCGGCCGATGACGCCTGGATCTGCGAGGGATGGAGCGGCGATGTCTTCCAGGCCATCGCCGACAACGCCAGCGTGGCGTATGTCATTCCCCAGGAAGGGTCGATGCGCTGGGTCGACAGCATGTGCATTCCCGTCGGCGCGCCGCACAAAGCCCTTGCCGAGCAGTTCATGAACTACGTGCTCGAGCCGGACGTGTCGGCCCGTCTGTCGAACGCAGTCGAGTTCGCAAGTCCGAACAAGGCCGCGCTCCCGCTCATCAAGCCGGAGATGCGAGAGAACCCTCTCATCTATCCGCCCCCAGAGGTGATGCGGAGACTCTCGTTTCTCGAAGACCTCGGAACAGAGGGTGACGCGATGTACAATCGCGTTTGGGAACAGGTCAAGCTGGCACGAAAGGGAGATACCGCGTGA
- the gabT gene encoding 4-aminobutyrate--2-oxoglutarate transaminase, with amino-acid sequence DVDGREFIDFAGGLGVLNVGHVPPEVVRAIQEQAARYLHTCFSVMMYEPYVQLARELCERVPGDFPKKTMFTNSGAEAVENAVKAARAYTGKQAVIVFEYGFHGRTLLTMAMTSKVKPYKFGFGTLAPNVHRAPYAYCYRCPLGKTYPSCNVACADTVADMFNTHVDPDEVAALVVEPVAGEGGFIVPPPEWLQRLSEICRQRGVVFVADEVQSGIGRTGKMFAVEHAGVAPDMLTSAKSLAAGVPLGAVTGRAEIMDAPIVGGLGGTYGGNPLACVAGLEVLAMIDRDRLLDRSREIGKRMMTRFQAMREKHPLIGDVRGLGAMVAIELVSDREKRTPAKEQTSKVIKKAYERGLLLLKAGVHDNVVRTLVPLVADDRTIDDGLDIIDDCLAAVGAEMTVTK; translated from the coding sequence CGGACGTCGATGGGCGTGAGTTCATCGACTTTGCCGGTGGCCTCGGCGTGCTCAACGTCGGGCATGTACCGCCTGAAGTGGTGCGAGCGATACAAGAGCAGGCAGCCCGTTACCTCCACACCTGCTTCAGCGTCATGATGTACGAACCGTACGTGCAGCTTGCCCGAGAGCTGTGCGAGCGCGTCCCCGGTGACTTCCCGAAGAAGACGATGTTCACCAACAGCGGGGCCGAGGCCGTCGAGAACGCCGTCAAGGCGGCGCGCGCGTACACCGGCAAGCAGGCCGTCATCGTGTTCGAGTACGGCTTCCACGGCCGAACCCTGCTCACCATGGCGATGACCAGCAAGGTGAAGCCGTACAAGTTCGGCTTCGGAACCCTCGCGCCCAACGTGCATCGCGCGCCCTATGCCTACTGCTATCGGTGTCCCCTCGGCAAGACCTACCCGTCGTGCAACGTGGCCTGCGCCGACACCGTCGCTGACATGTTCAACACCCACGTCGATCCAGACGAGGTGGCGGCCCTGGTCGTGGAGCCGGTGGCGGGAGAAGGCGGCTTCATCGTCCCTCCCCCTGAGTGGCTGCAGCGTCTCTCCGAGATCTGCAGGCAGCGCGGTGTCGTCTTCGTAGCCGACGAGGTGCAGTCGGGAATCGGCCGTACCGGCAAGATGTTCGCCGTCGAGCACGCGGGCGTTGCGCCCGACATGCTCACCAGTGCCAAGTCGCTGGCTGCGGGGGTCCCCCTGGGCGCGGTGACCGGCCGCGCCGAGATCATGGACGCCCCCATCGTGGGTGGCCTGGGCGGCACATACGGCGGCAATCCGCTGGCCTGCGTGGCCGGACTCGAGGTGCTGGCCATGATCGACCGCGATCGCCTCCTCGACCGCTCCCGCGAGATCGGCAAGCGCATGATGACGCGCTTCCAGGCCATGCGCGAGAAGCATCCGCTGATTGGAGACGTGAGAGGCCTGGGCGCGATGGTGGCCATCGAGCTCGTGTCCGACCGAGAGAAGCGAACCCCTGCAAAAGAGCAGACTTCGAAGGTCATAAAGAAGGCCTATGAGCGCGGGCTGCTGCTGCTCAAGGCCGGCGTGCACGACAACGTCGTGCGAACCCTTGTCCCTCTCGTGGCCGACGATCGTACCATCGATGACGGCCTCGACATCATCGACGACTGCCTCGCGGCGGTCGGCGCCGAAATGACGGTGACGAAATGA
- a CDS encoding aldehyde dehydrogenase — MFIGGEWVSASNGAEIKIINPATEEVVDTVPSGTKEDAERAVQAANAGFKIWGRMTGVQRGELLHEVAEKIKEAKEDIARILTLEGGKPLKENRDEIDWVVACFRYYAEIGRNRRGRVIPSVEASQLAMVLKEPFGVAVCIVPYNYPLLLMAWKVAPALAAGNSVIIKPSSITPLSTLAMGKIFDLLPTGAVNIITGSGEAVGDTLISHRKTHVIAFTGSLETGRRIARMAAESFKKVSLELGSKDPFLVCEDADVAIAAKAVAWASFLNCGQVCTSTERVYVHERIAAPFIEALVEFTRSLRIGNGLEPTTDIGPMARGHYRQKVEEQVAAAQASGARILTGGRRPDGFSKGFFFEPTVMVDVNHDMRIMREETFGPVAPVMTYRDFDHAMALVDDTEFGLGAICYTKDAEKAKRFFEEVKAGTVWINDPLTDNDAGPFGGMRMSGVGRELGEEGLDEFQETKHVHWDFVQEEKDWWYPYAR, encoded by the coding sequence ATGTTCATCGGCGGAGAATGGGTCTCGGCTTCAAACGGGGCCGAGATCAAGATCATCAACCCGGCCACCGAGGAGGTGGTCGACACCGTGCCCTCCGGCACGAAGGAAGACGCCGAGCGCGCGGTGCAGGCGGCGAACGCGGGGTTCAAGATCTGGGGGCGCATGACGGGCGTGCAGCGTGGCGAGCTTCTGCACGAGGTCGCGGAGAAAATCAAGGAGGCGAAGGAAGACATTGCCCGCATCCTCACCCTCGAAGGGGGCAAGCCCCTCAAGGAGAACCGCGACGAGATCGACTGGGTGGTGGCCTGCTTCCGCTACTACGCCGAGATCGGACGCAACCGCCGCGGGCGCGTGATTCCCTCGGTCGAGGCCTCGCAGCTGGCGATGGTGCTCAAGGAGCCGTTCGGCGTGGCAGTGTGCATCGTCCCCTACAACTACCCGCTGCTGCTGATGGCGTGGAAGGTGGCGCCCGCGCTCGCAGCTGGCAATTCGGTCATCATCAAGCCCTCGAGCATCACACCGCTGTCGACCCTCGCGATGGGCAAGATCTTCGACCTGCTGCCCACAGGCGCGGTGAACATCATCACGGGGAGCGGTGAGGCGGTGGGCGATACCCTCATCTCCCATCGCAAGACCCACGTCATCGCCTTCACCGGAAGCCTCGAGACCGGCCGTCGCATCGCCCGCATGGCCGCCGAGAGCTTCAAGAAGGTGTCGCTCGAGCTCGGCAGCAAGGACCCGTTCCTGGTCTGCGAGGACGCCGACGTGGCCATCGCGGCCAAAGCGGTGGCCTGGGCCTCGTTCCTCAACTGTGGGCAGGTGTGCACCTCCACTGAGCGCGTCTACGTGCACGAGCGCATCGCCGCGCCCTTCATCGAGGCGCTGGTCGAGTTCACGCGAAGCCTGCGAATCGGGAATGGCCTCGAGCCCACCACCGACATCGGCCCGATGGCGCGTGGGCACTACCGCCAGAAGGTCGAGGAGCAGGTCGCCGCGGCCCAGGCCAGCGGCGCGCGCATCCTGACCGGGGGGCGTCGACCAGACGGCTTCTCCAAGGGGTTCTTCTTCGAGCCCACCGTGATGGTCGATGTCAACCACGACATGCGCATCATGCGCGAGGAGACCTTCGGGCCGGTGGCGCCCGTGATGACCTACCGCGACTTCGACCACGCCATGGCCCTGGTCGATGACACCGAGTTCGGGCTGGGCGCCATCTGCTACACCAAGGACGCCGAGAAGGCCAAGCGATTCTTCGAAGAGGTGAAGGCGGGCACGGTGTGGATCAACGACCCGCTCACCGACAATGACGCCGGCCCCTTCGGCGGCATGCGCATGAGCGGCGTCGGGCGTGAGCTCGGAGAGGAAGGGCTCGACGAGTTCCAGGAGACCAAGCACGTGCACTGGGATTTCGTCCAGGAAGAGAAGGATTGGTGGTACCCGTACGCCCGTTGA
- a CDS encoding ABC transporter ATP-binding protein, giving the protein MTQSLSSSSAPPRPTEELLRPAVVLEGVHRRFGSVAAVNGLDLAIGEGEFFSFLGPSGCGKTTTLRLIAGFETPDAGRILLQGQEIQHLPPYRRNVNTAFQSYALFPHLDVFENIAFGLRRRGASRTEIAEKVAWSLQLVQLTGYEKRRTTQLSGGEQQRVAMARALVNTPAVLLLDEPLSALDAKLRHQMQVELKRIQREIGITFVLVTHDQEEALTLSDRIAVMNKGRFEQVGTPTEIYERPRTRFVTEFVGASNIFGGTVRAQGGGEVQVEVDGVGLVRVAHDGSVQSGDTIELFVRPEKMRLSHQAPSTDENRLEGILRTVVYQGPVTRYEVEVASGRSIAVTVTHLHIPADLRPGETLWVSWSASSGRILAKE; this is encoded by the coding sequence TTGACCCAGAGCCTTTCCTCGTCGTCCGCTCCCCCGCGGCCGACCGAGGAACTGCTGCGGCCGGCGGTCGTTCTCGAAGGCGTGCACCGCCGCTTCGGTTCAGTCGCGGCCGTCAACGGGCTCGACCTCGCCATCGGAGAGGGCGAGTTCTTCTCCTTCCTCGGTCCTTCCGGTTGCGGGAAGACAACAACCCTGCGCCTCATCGCAGGGTTCGAGACACCCGACGCGGGACGAATCCTGCTCCAGGGACAAGAGATTCAGCATCTACCGCCCTATCGGCGCAATGTGAACACGGCTTTCCAGAGCTATGCGCTCTTCCCGCATCTCGACGTGTTCGAGAACATCGCGTTCGGCCTGCGCCGGCGAGGCGCCAGCCGAACCGAGATCGCCGAGAAGGTCGCGTGGTCCTTGCAGCTGGTGCAGCTGACAGGGTACGAAAAGCGCCGCACCACCCAGCTGAGCGGGGGCGAGCAGCAGCGGGTCGCCATGGCCCGCGCGCTGGTGAACACCCCCGCCGTGCTGCTGCTCGATGAGCCCCTGAGCGCACTCGACGCAAAGCTGCGCCACCAGATGCAGGTCGAGCTCAAGCGAATCCAGCGCGAGATCGGCATCACCTTCGTTCTCGTCACCCACGACCAGGAAGAGGCCCTCACCCTGAGCGACCGCATCGCGGTGATGAACAAGGGGCGGTTCGAGCAGGTAGGAACGCCCACCGAGATCTACGAGCGCCCCCGCACGCGATTCGTCACCGAGTTCGTGGGGGCCAGCAACATCTTCGGAGGCACCGTGCGGGCGCAGGGGGGCGGCGAGGTCCAAGTCGAGGTCGACGGCGTGGGGCTCGTTCGTGTGGCCCACGATGGCAGCGTGCAGTCGGGCGACACCATCGAGCTCTTCGTGAGACCGGAGAAGATGCGCCTGTCGCATCAAGCGCCGAGCACCGACGAGAACCGGCTCGAAGGCATTCTGCGCACCGTCGTCTACCAGGGACCCGTCACCCGCTACGAGGTCGAGGTTGCGAGCGGACGCTCAATCGCGGTCACCGTGACCCATCTGCACATCCCAGCGGACCTGCGGCCAGGCGAGACGCTCTGGGTCAGCTGGAGCGCGTCATCCGGACGAATCCTGGCGAAGGAATGA